A genome region from Primulina eburnea isolate SZY01 chromosome 9, ASM2296580v1, whole genome shotgun sequence includes the following:
- the LOC140840891 gene encoding uncharacterized protein, with translation MKKNPESVFVEEHATRQEHEEDAEGHQSRVEEPQPYQRGEISEMGEMWKEIQMLRQQLGSRAPAPKRGSPFSLAILEEGLPPNFRQSNVGEYDGHTDLEEHLGRFENAALLYQYSDEVSCRVFLGTFVRLAQQWFNTLQSNSIRTFEDFSSVFLHRFASSKKHQKNYLSLLVVKQQEAETLREFVQRFNNTSLEIPAATPDIMISFFTQGLRGGEFFKSLVKKLQSSYDDMLSRVEKYVNLEDAQRHKRMEQRPREVELREWKEETRKIRTGSRPRSRPSPRHGQGPPWINQRVGEQRGEGRGQDVPQEPVELRRGMDEDNHSTRGIIHMISGDATDEDSGRARKAHGRSFGSEDLRGVVTPHNDALVVTATIANYDVGRIFIDNRSSVNVLFKSTLDQMKLEGFEFEPVSTPLYGFAGHTIPPLGQIVLPLSLGTYPRRVTKILGFTVVDITSAYNGILGRPSLKDFTAVSSSYHQKLKFPVKKGVGVLCED, from the exons ATGAAAAAGAATCCAGAGTCTGTGTTTGTAGAGGAACATGCCACCCGTCAGGAGCATGAGGAAGATGCTGAGGGCCATCAGAGCAGGGTTGAAGAGCCACAGCCCTACCAAAGGGGGGAGATTAGTGAGATGGGAGAAATGTGGAAGGAAATACAGATGTTGAGGCAACAGTTGGGAAGCAGAGCGCCGGCACCCAAGAGAGGAAGTCCTTTTTCACTAGCCATTTTAGAAGAAGGACTTCCTCCAAATTTTCGACAGTCGAATGTGGGagagtacgatggacatactgACCTCGAGGAACACTTGGGGAGGTTTGAGAATGCGGCCCTGTTATATCAATATTCAGATGAGGTCAGCTGCAGGGTGTTTCTGGGCACGTTTGTGAGGTTAGCACAGCAATGGTTTAACACCTTGCAGTCCAACTCCATACGAACTTTCGAGGATTTTTCATCTGTTTTCTTGCATAGATTCGCTAGCAGCAAAAAACACCAAAAAAACTATTTGAGCCTGCTTGTGGTGAAACAACAAGAAGCTGAAACTTTGCGAGAGTTTGTCCAGCGTTTCAACAACACATCGTTAGAAATACCAGCAGCCACTcctgacatcatgataagtTTCTTTACCCAGGGACTTAGAGGAGGAGAGTTCTTTAAATCGTTAGTGAAGAAACTTCAATCAAGTTATGATGATATGTTATCTCGGGtggaaaaatatgtaaatctaGAAGATGCCCAGCGGCATAAGAGGATGGAGCAGCGGCCGAGGGAAGTAGAGTTGAGGGAGTGGAAAGAGGAG ACGAGAAAGATCCGCACTGGTAGCCGACCGAGGTCTCGTCCATCCCCTAGGCATGGTCAAGGCCCCCCATGGATAAATCAGAGAGTTGGGGAGCAGAGAGGAGAAGGTCGAGGTCAAGATGTCCCTCAGGAGCCCGTCGAACTGAGGAGGGGAATGGATGAGGATAACCACTCTACGAGAGGAATtattcatatgatctcgggggATGCTACTGACGAAGATTCCGGGAGAGCTCGGAAAGCGCATGGGAGGAG CTTTGGCTCGGAAGACCTTCGAGGCGTTGTGACTCCACATAACGATGCTTTGGTGGTGACAGCTACCATTGCCAATTATGATGTGGGAAGGATATTTATTGATAATAGAAGCTCCGTGAACGTCTTGTTCAAGAGCACGTTAGATCAAATGAAGTTGGAAGGATTTGAGTTTGAGCCGGTCTCCACCCCGCTGTATGGGTTTGCAGGACACACCATCCCGCCTTTGGGTCAAATTGTGCTTCCCCTATCCTTGGGGACTTATCCTCGGCGGGTAACAAAAATATTAGGCTTCACTGTGGTAGATATCACGTCAGCGTATAATGGAATTCTAGGACGACCATCCCTGAAGGATTTTACAGCTGTATCTTCCAGTTATCATCAGAAGCTTAAGTTTCCTGTGAAAAAAGGAGTTGGAGTCTTGTGCGAGGACTAA
- the LOC140840892 gene encoding uncharacterized protein, translating into MSTKTVRKGSKIIRYMKAPARILARARDFYVNRMMRCAGHVGQSSAIGCSAPQFSTLPRSFSVNSSYSTTSEEDFRELIRAASTRSLSGKIDSELLRVKRTSPLRVVRGGVAVVPRSHTVTIGRIDEDKPCEFGVSEVDSVPRSRTYAGWWGKR; encoded by the coding sequence ATGAGCACAAAAACAGTTCGCAAAGGGAGCAAGATCATCAGATACATGAAGGCGCCAGCCAGGATTCTTGCCCGAGCCCGAGATTTCTACGTCAACAGAATGATGCGCTGCGCCGGGCACGTGGGACAGAGCAGCGCCATTGGCTGCTCCGCCCCGCAATTCTCCACCCTGCCCAGAAGCTTCAGCGTTAACTCATCGTATTCAACCACCTCGGAGGAGGATTTCAGGGAGCTCATTCGGGCCGCCTCCACGCGCAGCCTCAGCGGGAAGATCGACTCTGAGCTTCTCCGGGTGAAGAGGACGTCGCCGCTTCGTGTTGTCCGCGGAGGCGTGGCGGTTGTGCCCAGGAGCCACACGGTTACTATCGGGAGGATCGACGAGGACAAACCATGCGAATTCGGGGTTAGCGAGGTGGATTCCGTTCCGAGGAGTAGAACTTATGCAGGCTGGTGGGGAAAGAGGTAA